A genomic window from Planctomycetota bacterium includes:
- the trpB gene encoding tryptophan synthase subunit beta, protein MQVPDARGRFGDFGGVYVPETLMAALTELTAEYAKAKADPAFAAELERLFTHYVGRPTPLYHARRLSQHVGGAQIYLKREDLAHTGAHKINNTLGQALLTVRMGKKRVIAETGAGQHGVATATAAALLGLDCEVYMGSEDMRRQRPNVIRMQLLGARCVPVESGSRTLKDATNEAMRDWMGSVEHTHYIIGSVVGPHPFPMMVRDFQSVIGREARAQAMEQIGRLPDAIVACVGGGSNAAGIFYPFIEDKGVKLFGVEAGGTSSEPGKHAAPLGFGSPGVLHGSLSYVLQDADGQTADVHSISAGLDYPGVGPEHSYWKDTGRVSYAQATDGEALEAFKTLCRFEGIIPALESSHAVHHGLRLARAMPADRIVVINLSGRGDKDIDEVIRLLGK, encoded by the coding sequence ATGCAGGTACCCGACGCCCGGGGCCGCTTCGGTGACTTCGGCGGGGTGTATGTGCCCGAAACGCTCATGGCGGCCCTGACCGAGTTGACCGCCGAGTACGCCAAGGCAAAGGCCGACCCGGCTTTTGCGGCGGAGTTGGAGCGATTGTTCACGCATTACGTGGGCCGGCCCACGCCGCTGTATCACGCCCGGCGACTGAGCCAGCACGTCGGCGGCGCGCAGATTTACCTGAAGCGCGAAGACCTCGCTCACACCGGCGCCCACAAGATCAACAACACGCTCGGTCAGGCGCTGCTGACCGTCCGCATGGGCAAGAAGCGCGTCATCGCCGAGACGGGCGCGGGGCAGCACGGCGTGGCGACGGCGACGGCGGCGGCGCTGCTGGGCCTCGATTGCGAAGTCTACATGGGCTCGGAGGACATGCGCCGTCAGCGACCCAACGTCATCCGCATGCAGCTCCTCGGCGCGCGCTGCGTGCCGGTCGAGTCGGGCTCGCGCACGCTCAAGGATGCGACCAATGAAGCGATGCGCGACTGGATGGGCAGTGTCGAGCACACGCATTACATCATCGGCTCCGTCGTCGGGCCGCATCCGTTCCCCATGATGGTCCGCGATTTTCAGTCGGTCATCGGGCGCGAGGCGCGGGCTCAGGCGATGGAGCAGATCGGCCGACTGCCCGATGCGATCGTCGCCTGCGTCGGCGGCGGGTCCAACGCGGCGGGCATCTTCTATCCGTTCATCGAAGACAAGGGCGTCAAACTGTTCGGCGTCGAAGCGGGCGGGACCTCTAGCGAGCCGGGCAAACATGCCGCCCCGCTCGGATTCGGCTCGCCGGGCGTGCTGCACGGCTCGCTCAGCTACGTGCTTCAGGACGCGGACGGTCAGACGGCGGACGTTCATTCGATCTCGGCGGGCCTGGATTACCCGGGTGTCGGGCCGGAGCATTCGTATTGGAAGGACACGGGCCGGGTGTCATATGCCCAGGCGACGGACGGCGAAGCGCTGGAGGCGTTCAAGACGCTGTGCCGATTCGAGGGGATCATTCCCGCGCTCGAAAGTTCGCATGCGGTGCATCACGGGCTGCGACTGGCGCGGGCGATGCCGGCGGATCGTATTGTCGTGATCAATCTGTCGGGGCGCGGGGACAAGGATATTGATGAGGTGATTCGGTTGTTGGGCAAGTGA
- a CDS encoding enterobactin esterase codes for MLHQRICLAIVIVIGLVHASPDARAAEDGNGSFVIGPEYHVDPDLTDRGNPKGKSFEFAMKLADSKIFPGTDTTLDPKKPVRTERKIFVYVPAAYKDGEKAPILVTLDGPSHLDLVRNALDNLTISKDPDRRLPAFIAIAVENGGNDSKGSERGLEYDTMSDRFARFINDEVLPAVVNNADIKAAYPHIALTDDPWGKAVMGCSSGGAAALTMGWFRPDLFRRLICYSGTFVDQQDDDAPEEAKYPLGAWEYHSGMKLIETSEKKPLRIFTHVSENDLRNKDPEETNHNWVMAGQRTAAALEAKGYDHRFVFSKATGHCDGKVFKQTLADTLVWIWHGYPTE; via the coding sequence ATGTTGCATCAACGCATATGCCTCGCGATCGTGATCGTCATCGGCCTCGTTCACGCCTCGCCCGACGCCCGCGCGGCCGAGGACGGCAACGGCAGTTTCGTCATCGGCCCCGAGTATCACGTCGATCCCGATTTGACGGACCGCGGCAACCCCAAGGGCAAATCGTTCGAGTTCGCCATGAAACTTGCGGACAGCAAGATTTTTCCCGGCACGGATACGACGCTTGATCCGAAGAAGCCGGTGCGCACGGAGCGGAAGATTTTCGTGTACGTTCCCGCGGCGTACAAGGATGGCGAGAAGGCGCCGATTCTGGTGACGCTCGACGGGCCGAGCCATCTGGACCTGGTGCGCAACGCGCTGGACAATCTGACGATCTCCAAGGACCCCGATCGCCGACTGCCCGCCTTCATCGCCATCGCCGTCGAAAACGGCGGTAACGACTCCAAGGGCAGCGAGCGCGGCCTGGAATATGACACGATGTCCGACCGCTTCGCGCGCTTCATCAATGACGAAGTGCTGCCGGCCGTCGTGAACAATGCGGACATCAAGGCGGCGTATCCGCACATCGCGCTGACGGACGACCCGTGGGGCAAGGCGGTGATGGGATGCAGTTCCGGCGGCGCGGCGGCGCTGACGATGGGCTGGTTCCGCCCCGATCTGTTCCGCCGCCTGATCTGCTACTCGGGCACGTTCGTCGATCAGCAGGATGACGATGCGCCGGAGGAGGCGAAGTATCCGCTGGGGGCGTGGGAATATCACTCGGGCATGAAGCTGATCGAGACCAGCGAGAAAAAGCCGCTGCGGATTTTCACGCATGTGTCGGAGAACGATCTGCGCAACAAGGACCCGGAGGAGACGAATCACAATTGGGTCATGGCCGGCCAGCGCACGGCCGCGGCGCTGGAAGCAAAGGGGTACGACCACCGCTTCGTGTTCAGCAAGGCGACGGGGCACTGCGACGGCAAGGTGTTCAAACAGACGCTGGCGGACACGCTGGTCTGGATCTGGCACGGATATCCGACGGAGTAG
- a CDS encoding SGNH/GDSL hydrolase family protein produces MQRLFTLILLLTVSLSARAADPTYAPVKAELFHARDGLAHVKAKLEAGRTVRIAYLGGSITAMNGWRNKTTDWFAKQYPKAKIEEIHAAIGGTGSDLGVFRLEHDVLDHKPDLLFVEFAVNDGGAAPEQIWKAMEGIVRQTWRANPDIDICYTYTIHEGMLGDLKQGLCPRSTSAMEMLADHYGIPSINFEVRVAQLFEAGKLIMKPPAQGDAPAGVIVFSKEGVHPFDAGHEVYLQVIDETMPQVLAASKSVDHAAQLAGVPFIEGNYENAKIEPVTESMLSGHWTKLPTDKGLGKIFSGRMGDIWEADTPGDKISFDFKGSYAALYDLLGPDGGQVTITVDGQSRGPVARFDHYCTYHRIATLRLADGLDPNQVHHVTVEIAPGQPDRSSVTDKEKDKPGFDPKRYDGTRIRIGGVMLIGDLAH; encoded by the coding sequence ATGCAACGTCTGTTCACACTTATTCTGCTGCTTACCGTTTCGCTGTCCGCTCGCGCGGCTGATCCGACTTATGCGCCGGTCAAGGCGGAGTTGTTCCACGCGCGCGACGGGCTGGCGCATGTCAAGGCCAAGCTCGAAGCGGGGCGGACGGTGCGCATCGCCTACCTCGGCGGGTCGATCACGGCGATGAACGGATGGCGCAACAAGACGACCGACTGGTTCGCCAAGCAGTATCCGAAGGCGAAGATCGAGGAGATTCACGCGGCGATCGGCGGCACGGGGTCGGACCTGGGCGTGTTCCGGCTTGAGCATGATGTGCTCGATCACAAGCCCGACCTGCTTTTCGTCGAGTTCGCGGTCAACGACGGCGGCGCGGCCCCGGAACAGATATGGAAGGCGATGGAGGGCATTGTCCGCCAGACGTGGCGTGCCAATCCCGACATCGACATCTGCTACACCTACACGATTCACGAGGGCATGCTCGGCGATCTGAAACAGGGCCTGTGCCCCCGGTCGACGTCGGCAATGGAGATGCTCGCGGATCACTACGGGATTCCCTCGATCAACTTCGAGGTGCGCGTCGCGCAGCTCTTTGAAGCGGGCAAGCTCATCATGAAACCCCCGGCTCAAGGCGATGCGCCGGCGGGCGTCATCGTCTTTTCCAAGGAAGGCGTGCATCCTTTTGATGCGGGTCATGAGGTGTATCTACAGGTGATCGACGAGACGATGCCGCAGGTGCTCGCGGCTTCGAAGAGCGTCGATCACGCCGCCCAGCTCGCCGGCGTTCCTTTCATCGAAGGCAACTACGAGAACGCCAAGATCGAACCCGTGACCGAGTCGATGCTCAGCGGGCACTGGACGAAGCTGCCGACGGACAAGGGGCTCGGCAAGATATTCAGCGGACGCATGGGCGATATCTGGGAAGCGGACACGCCCGGCGACAAGATCAGCTTCGACTTCAAGGGTTCGTACGCCGCCCTGTACGACCTGCTCGGCCCCGATGGCGGTCAGGTCACCATCACCGTCGACGGCCAGTCGCGCGGCCCCGTCGCCCGCTTCGATCACTACTGCACCTATCACCGCATCGCCACACTCCGACTCGCCGATGGGCTCGACCCCAATCAGGTGCATCACGTCACCGTCGAAATCGCCCCCGGTCAGCCCGACCGCTCCTCCGTCACCGACAAGGAAAAAGACAAGCCCGGCTTCGACCCCAAGCGTTATGACGGCACGCGCATCCGCATCGGCGGCGTCATGCTCATCGGCGATCTGGCCCACTGA
- a CDS encoding cytochrome C554 codes for MVNHCVRKLGKATFIVALLFAGASIAQAGGPAAGGGITFDASKVVGSDACTECHAKEAEAWKHTPHYATWETLHRRPEAKTIAEAMDVRSIKRGDVCIQCHYTRQGEDGGTPISGISCESCHGPAKDWIKIHNNYGGANVKKEDETAEHKAQRIKDSLAAGMLRPDNIYLVAQNCYNCHTVPNEKLVDTGGHTAGSAEFELVSWSQGMVRHNYLRTGGTTNAEESQEHKRVMYAVGVMTDVEYSLRGIAKATEAGTYAKTMARRANSMRNLLKEINEKVPNAHFQAAIDAAFGASLKLNNEAELTAAADKVGEAAQAFAADADGSKLAAIDEWLPKPDAYKGTPAP; via the coding sequence ATGGTCAATCACTGCGTGCGGAAACTCGGCAAGGCCACCTTCATCGTCGCACTCCTGTTCGCCGGCGCTTCGATCGCGCAGGCCGGCGGTCCGGCGGCGGGCGGGGGCATCACCTTCGACGCCTCGAAGGTCGTCGGGTCCGACGCCTGCACCGAGTGCCACGCCAAGGAAGCGGAGGCGTGGAAGCACACGCCGCACTATGCGACCTGGGAAACGCTCCATCGCCGCCCCGAAGCCAAGACGATCGCCGAGGCCATGGACGTCCGCTCCATCAAGCGCGGCGATGTGTGCATTCAGTGCCACTACACCCGCCAAGGCGAAGACGGCGGCACGCCCATCTCCGGCATCTCCTGCGAGTCGTGCCACGGCCCGGCCAAGGATTGGATCAAGATTCACAACAACTACGGCGGCGCCAACGTCAAGAAGGAAGACGAAACAGCCGAGCACAAGGCCCAGCGCATCAAGGACAGTCTCGCCGCCGGCATGCTCCGCCCCGACAACATCTACCTCGTCGCGCAGAACTGCTACAACTGCCACACCGTCCCCAATGAGAAGCTCGTCGACACCGGCGGTCACACGGCCGGTTCGGCGGAGTTCGAGCTGGTGTCCTGGTCGCAGGGCATGGTGAGGCACAACTACCTCCGCACCGGCGGAACGACCAACGCCGAGGAATCGCAGGAGCACAAGCGCGTCATGTACGCCGTCGGCGTGATGACCGACGTCGAATACTCGCTGCGCGGCATCGCCAAGGCGACCGAAGCCGGGACCTACGCCAAGACGATGGCCCGTCGCGCCAACTCGATGCGCAATCTGCTCAAGGAAATCAACGAGAAGGTTCCCAACGCGCACTTCCAGGCCGCCATTGACGCTGCCTTCGGCGCTTCGCTCAAGCTCAATAACGAAGCGGAGCTGACCGCCGCGGCGGACAAGGTCGGCGAGGCGGCCCAGGCGTTCGCGGCCGATGCGGACGGGTCGAAGCTGGCGGCGATCGACGAATGGTTGCCCAAACCCGATGCTTACAAGGGCACGCCGGCGCCCTGA
- a CDS encoding NAD(P)H-hydrate dehydratase, whose protein sequence is MNAQAAVVPSPAPDRPADAHKGTFGTVVVIGGSPLMIGAPAMTAAAALRTGTGLVKIMTHPNALPHCLVIEPGATGIAAPHLDDPNAVQKSFEQLKPLTVLAVGPGMPENPVSERGIDILLKHEFTTVLDAGGLNNLSRIADRVHKHHCPLVLTPHPGEFARLARPANIELDPTKPSERPYAARALAEYYHAVVVLKGHQTVVTDGARQYVNQTGNPALATAGSGDVLTGMIASLIAQGMGLFEASVLGVYLHGLAADLWAQEHGPAGMTVRDLVLLIPAALKRHREQA, encoded by the coding sequence ATGAACGCACAAGCCGCCGTCGTTCCCAGCCCCGCGCCCGACCGCCCCGCCGACGCACACAAGGGCACGTTCGGCACCGTCGTCGTGATCGGCGGATCGCCGCTGATGATCGGCGCGCCCGCCATGACCGCCGCCGCGGCGCTGCGGACCGGCACGGGGCTCGTCAAGATCATGACGCACCCCAACGCCCTGCCGCACTGCCTGGTCATCGAGCCGGGCGCGACGGGCATCGCCGCGCCGCATCTGGATGATCCCAACGCGGTGCAGAAATCCTTCGAGCAGCTCAAGCCGCTGACCGTGCTCGCCGTCGGGCCGGGCATGCCCGAGAATCCCGTGTCGGAGCGCGGCATCGACATTCTGCTCAAGCACGAGTTCACCACTGTGCTCGACGCCGGCGGGCTCAACAATCTTTCGCGCATCGCCGATCGCGTGCACAAGCATCACTGCCCGCTGGTGCTCACGCCGCACCCCGGCGAGTTCGCCCGGCTCGCTCGCCCGGCGAACATCGAACTGGACCCGACCAAACCGAGCGAGCGGCCATATGCCGCCCGAGCGCTGGCGGAGTATTACCACGCGGTCGTCGTGCTCAAAGGTCATCAGACGGTCGTGACCGATGGCGCGCGGCAGTACGTCAATCAGACGGGCAATCCCGCGCTGGCGACCGCTGGCAGCGGCGATGTGCTCACGGGCATGATCGCTTCGCTGATCGCGCAGGGCATGGGGCTGTTCGAGGCGAGCGTGTTGGGCGTGTATCTGCACGGGCTCGCGGCGGATCTATGGGCGCAGGAACATGGCCCGGCGGGCATGACCGTGCGCGATCTTGTTTTGCTCATCCCGGCCGCGCTCAAACGCCATCGTGAACAGGCATGA
- the larB gene encoding nickel pincer cofactor biosynthesis protein LarB, translating into MSDAINDILKAVAAGKLNVDEAHARLDALSHEPLGFATLDHHRHRRCGVPEVIFAAGKTPQQVVSIAQSLTTKSGYALITRADEPTAAALEAAFHQIVIGSRRRTILVGLPPELKGIAVPIITAGTSDEAVAEEAALTCRAMGRPVHRINDVGVAGIGRLVARLDEIRDAPVVICIAGMEGALPSVVGGFVSVPVIAVPTSVGYGAALGGVTALMGMLTSCAAGVSVVNIDNGFGAGYIATLIARQSKPPEDAAS; encoded by the coding sequence ATGAGCGACGCGATCAACGACATTCTCAAGGCGGTGGCGGCCGGGAAGCTGAACGTCGACGAAGCGCACGCACGACTGGACGCGCTGTCGCACGAGCCGCTGGGTTTCGCCACGCTCGATCATCATCGTCATCGCCGCTGCGGCGTGCCGGAGGTGATCTTCGCCGCCGGCAAGACGCCGCAGCAGGTCGTGAGCATCGCACAGTCGCTGACGACAAAATCGGGCTACGCGCTCATCACGCGCGCCGACGAACCCACGGCCGCGGCGCTTGAAGCGGCGTTTCATCAGATCGTGATCGGCTCGCGGCGTCGGACGATTCTCGTGGGGCTGCCGCCGGAATTGAAGGGCATCGCCGTGCCGATCATCACCGCCGGCACGAGCGACGAAGCCGTCGCCGAGGAAGCGGCGCTGACCTGCCGCGCGATGGGCCGGCCGGTGCATCGCATCAACGACGTCGGCGTCGCCGGGATCGGCCGGCTGGTCGCGCGGCTCGATGAAATCCGCGACGCCCCGGTCGTGATCTGCATCGCGGGGATGGAAGGCGCCCTGCCGAGCGTCGTCGGCGGATTCGTCAGCGTGCCGGTCATCGCCGTGCCGACGAGCGTCGGGTACGGCGCGGCGCTGGGCGGCGTGACGGCGCTGATGGGGATGCTCACCAGCTGCGCCGCCGGCGTGAGCGTCGTCAATATCGACAACGGATTCGGAGCCGGGTATATCGCCACCTTGATCGCCCGTCAGTCCAAGCCCCCCGAGGATGCCGCCTCATGA
- a CDS encoding DUF559 domain-containing protein: MHPMRLDRARTLRDRSSIPERVLWGMLRDRRVAGLKFRRQHPIGPYVADFFCESARLVVELDGESHTGCGEQDDQRTAFIERESYRVIRFTVDELLQSPDAVAETIARAAGIQM; the protein is encoded by the coding sequence ATGCATCCGATGCGGCTTGATCGGGCGCGGACCTTGCGAGACCGATCATCCATACCGGAGCGCGTTCTGTGGGGCATGTTGCGCGATCGCCGAGTCGCGGGATTGAAATTCAGGCGTCAGCACCCGATCGGGCCGTACGTAGCCGACTTCTTCTGCGAGAGCGCCCGGTTGGTCGTTGAACTTGATGGCGAGAGCCACACGGGCTGCGGCGAGCAAGACGATCAACGCACCGCCTTCATCGAGCGAGAAAGTTATCGAGTGATTCGCTTCACGGTCGACGAGTTGCTTCAATCTCCTGACGCAGTCGCCGAAACGATCGCTCGCGCCGCGGGTATTCAAATGTAG
- a CDS encoding prolyl oligopeptidase family serine peptidase, with protein sequence MLNCSNDAMKIQYALPLVLVLAAAACALEPIPPITRILPPPGIQLPAPERDALAADLAKTEARLKGMDEPDVEIFTKAVRLALICDEFYSPKDIAKAQQCLTMANERLDALAKGQRPWETQRGFVVRGYRSNIDGSAQPYGLEIPETLDLAKPVPLYVWLHGRGDKNTDIYFINDRLHSHAPISPYTQQGIIVHPFGRQCVGYKSAGEIDVLDAIKSVESRYKIDENRVALTGFSMGGAGAWHLGAHYADHFCVVHAGAGFVDVQRYQNVDPATVPPYEVKLWGMYDVPDYVRNLFNVPTIAYSGEIDKQKASADIMEEAFKAEGHTLPRVIGPKMGHKYAPESLKEVMAFVNEAVKKGRDLHPGEVHLQTRTLRYDSMRPFSLYLLQSHWDDARLDAIRDASGVWKVTTKNIRSFYVPVEKPGPLHVVIDGQTLQGQEFNTDPNDLQISGIRAAKINGSWTFDDVFVPTKEQLVLGSSRLKFPLQKAPGLQGPIDDAFMAPFLVVAPSGSSGDARFDQWASFELDHLKTRWQALFRGDLRIKMDTDVTDDDIQKYHLVAFGDEKSNKLIARLADKLPMKPRDGEHVNLLIYPNPLNAEKYIVLNSGPTFREAHDRTNSLQNPKLGDWAVIDITTPPNAETPGKVLEAGFFDEQWQPTK encoded by the coding sequence ATGCTTAACTGCTCCAATGATGCGATGAAGATTCAATACGCACTGCCGCTCGTGCTGGTTCTCGCCGCCGCCGCCTGCGCGCTGGAGCCGATCCCGCCCATCACGCGTATCCTGCCCCCGCCGGGCATCCAGCTTCCCGCCCCCGAGCGCGACGCCCTCGCCGCCGACCTCGCCAAGACGGAGGCCCGGCTCAAGGGCATGGACGAGCCCGACGTCGAAATCTTCACCAAGGCCGTCCGCCTCGCCCTGATTTGCGATGAGTTCTACAGCCCCAAGGACATCGCCAAGGCACAGCAATGCCTGACGATGGCCAACGAACGCCTCGACGCCCTCGCCAAGGGCCAGCGCCCATGGGAAACCCAGCGCGGGTTCGTCGTCCGGGGCTACCGCAGCAACATCGACGGCTCCGCCCAACCCTATGGCCTGGAAATCCCCGAAACCCTCGACCTCGCCAAGCCCGTCCCGCTCTACGTCTGGCTCCACGGCCGGGGCGACAAGAACACCGACATCTACTTCATCAATGACCGCCTCCACAGCCACGCCCCCATCAGCCCCTACACCCAGCAGGGCATCATCGTCCATCCCTTCGGCCGCCAGTGCGTCGGCTACAAGTCCGCCGGCGAAATCGATGTCCTCGACGCCATCAAGTCAGTCGAGTCCCGCTACAAGATCGACGAGAACCGCGTCGCCCTGACCGGCTTCTCCATGGGCGGCGCCGGCGCCTGGCATCTCGGCGCTCACTACGCCGACCACTTCTGCGTCGTCCATGCCGGGGCGGGATTCGTCGATGTGCAGCGCTATCAGAACGTCGACCCCGCCACCGTCCCGCCCTACGAAGTCAAACTCTGGGGCATGTACGACGTGCCCGACTACGTCCGCAATCTCTTCAACGTCCCCACCATCGCCTACTCCGGCGAGATCGACAAGCAGAAGGCGTCGGCCGACATCATGGAGGAGGCGTTCAAAGCTGAAGGCCACACGCTACCGCGCGTCATCGGTCCGAAGATGGGGCATAAGTACGCCCCGGAGTCGCTCAAGGAAGTGATGGCGTTTGTGAATGAAGCGGTGAAGAAAGGCCGCGATTTGCATCCAGGCGAGGTGCATTTGCAGACGCGCACGCTGCGGTATGACTCGATGCGTCCGTTCAGTCTGTATCTGCTTCAATCCCATTGGGACGATGCGCGGCTCGACGCCATACGCGATGCGTCTGGCGTTTGGAAGGTGACCACGAAGAATATTCGATCGTTCTATGTGCCTGTTGAGAAGCCCGGCCCCTTACACGTCGTCATAGATGGTCAAACCCTGCAAGGCCAGGAATTCAATACTGACCCGAATGATCTTCAGATTTCCGGCATTCGCGCGGCGAAGATCAACGGCAGTTGGACCTTCGACGACGTATTCGTTCCCACCAAAGAACAATTGGTCCTCGGTAGCTCCCGACTGAAGTTCCCGCTTCAAAAAGCACCCGGCCTCCAAGGCCCCATTGACGACGCCTTCATGGCCCCCTTCCTCGTCGTCGCGCCTTCGGGTTCCTCCGGCGATGCGCGTTTCGATCAGTGGGCGAGCTTCGAGCTTGACCATCTCAAAACGCGCTGGCAGGCCCTGTTCCGTGGTGACCTGCGCATCAAGATGGACACCGACGTCACCGATGACGACATTCAGAAGTATCACCTCGTCGCGTTCGGCGATGAAAAGTCCAACAAGCTCATCGCCCGCCTCGCGGACAAACTGCCGATGAAGCCGCGCGACGGCGAGCATGTGAACCTGCTCATCTATCCCAACCCGCTGAATGCTGAAAAATACATCGTCCTCAACTCCGGTCCGACGTTCCGCGAGGCCCACGACCGCACCAACTCCCTTCAAAACCCCAAGCTCGGCGACTGGGCGGTGATCGATATCACGACACCCCCCAACGCCGAAACGCCTGGCAAAGTCCTCGAAGCCGGTTTCTTCGACGAGCAGTGGCAGCCCACAAAATGA
- the larE gene encoding ATP-dependent sacrificial sulfur transferase LarE → MTEHVTELQSRLAAVIEPRGRLLTAYSGGVDSTLVAVMARRVLGRDNAPAAIGDSASLPRSELDEARRLAHELDLQLIEINPGEQADASYQANAPDRCYHCKSHLYESLHHLAASLNIAYIANGSNTDDLGDYRPGLEAAREAQIVSPLLEAGFTKRDIRVLAECMGLPNADKPAAACLASRIPYGTPVTPERLAMVERAELELHKLGFTGVRVRHHETVARIEVPLDQLPRFIASGTREKVVDRLKAAGYLYVTLDLAGYRTGSTNEALPLNISASPPV, encoded by the coding sequence ATGACGGAGCATGTCACTGAACTTCAGTCGCGGCTCGCCGCGGTGATCGAACCGCGCGGGCGTCTGCTGACCGCCTACAGCGGAGGCGTCGATTCGACGCTCGTGGCCGTCATGGCCCGCCGCGTCCTCGGGCGCGACAACGCCCCGGCGGCGATCGGCGACTCGGCCTCCCTGCCGCGAAGCGAACTGGACGAGGCGCGGCGGCTGGCGCATGAACTCGATCTTCAGCTTATCGAAATCAACCCCGGCGAGCAGGCCGACGCGTCATATCAGGCCAACGCGCCCGACCGCTGTTACCATTGCAAGAGCCATCTGTACGAATCGCTGCACCATCTGGCCGCTTCGCTGAACATCGCGTACATCGCCAACGGGTCCAACACGGATGACCTTGGCGATTACCGGCCGGGGCTCGAAGCGGCGCGCGAAGCGCAGATCGTCAGCCCGCTGCTCGAAGCGGGTTTCACGAAGCGGGACATCCGCGTGCTGGCGGAGTGCATGGGCCTGCCCAACGCCGACAAACCCGCCGCGGCGTGCCTGGCCAGTCGCATTCCCTATGGCACGCCCGTCACGCCCGAGCGTCTTGCCATGGTCGAACGGGCGGAGTTGGAATTGCACAAGTTGGGATTCACGGGGGTCCGCGTGCGTCATCACGAAACCGTCGCGCGCATCGAAGTCCCGCTCGATCAGTTGCCGCGCTTCATCGCTTCGGGCACGCGCGAGAAAGTCGTCGATCGCCTCAAGGCGGCGGGCTATCTGTATGTGACCCTCGACCTCGCCGGCTACCGCACCGGGTCCACCAACGAAGCGCTCCCCCTGAACATCAGCGCGTCGCCCCCCGTTTAG
- a CDS encoding 2Fe-2S iron-sulfur cluster binding domain-containing protein has product MFERTGLIIGGLICAGVLLQLVLLTWTSLRRIVYEAKSRQLQLELMRRQIDAARRKRVQSSEAEKAWEGWRKFEVMKKVIEARDTASIYLKPHDNRNLPSFHPGQYLTFQLAIPGQPKAVTRCYSLSDGPREDYYRVTVKKVPPPRDKPDLPSGRSSTFFNEVVKEGDILDVKAPHGAFYLDMATDHPVVLIGGGIGITPVLSMLNGIVACKSQREVWFFLGVRGREDHPFKEHLEAIAAEHDNLRLHICYSDPGKKDVEGKDYHHGCRVSADLFKKVLPSNNYHYYLCGPGPFMESIVKGLEDWGVPEADIHFEAFGPASVKKVKAAAPAETTAAPTGEVIEVTFAKSDKKLKWDGKVGNLLELAEANGIMIDSGCRAGNCGTCITAIKSGKVKYPKDTGVEVEAGSCLACIGMPDGPVSLDA; this is encoded by the coding sequence TTGTTCGAACGCACCGGACTGATCATTGGCGGACTCATTTGCGCAGGCGTGCTGCTCCAGCTTGTCCTTCTGACATGGACGTCGCTGCGTCGGATCGTCTACGAAGCCAAATCGCGGCAGCTTCAGCTTGAGTTGATGCGTCGTCAGATCGACGCGGCCCGCCGCAAGCGCGTTCAGAGCAGCGAGGCGGAGAAGGCATGGGAGGGCTGGCGAAAGTTCGAGGTGATGAAGAAAGTCATCGAAGCCCGCGACACGGCTTCGATCTACCTCAAGCCGCATGACAATCGCAACCTTCCTTCGTTTCACCCGGGGCAGTACCTGACGTTTCAGCTTGCGATTCCGGGGCAGCCCAAGGCGGTGACGCGGTGCTATTCGCTTTCGGACGGCCCGCGCGAGGATTACTACCGGGTGACGGTCAAGAAGGTTCCCCCGCCGCGCGACAAGCCGGACCTGCCCTCGGGGCGCTCCAGCACGTTTTTCAACGAGGTCGTCAAGGAAGGCGACATTCTCGACGTCAAAGCGCCGCACGGGGCGTTCTATCTGGATATGGCGACCGATCACCCCGTCGTGCTCATCGGCGGCGGCATCGGCATCACGCCCGTCTTGAGCATGCTCAACGGCATCGTCGCCTGCAAGTCGCAGCGCGAAGTGTGGTTCTTCCTGGGTGTGCGCGGCCGGGAGGATCATCCGTTCAAGGAGCACCTCGAAGCCATCGCGGCCGAGCATGACAACCTGCGACTGCACATCTGTTACTCCGATCCGGGCAAGAAGGATGTCGAAGGCAAGGATTATCACCACGGCTGCCGCGTCAGCGCGGACCTGTTCAAGAAGGTGCTGCCGTCGAACAATTACCACTACTACCTGTGCGGTCCGGGGCCGTTCATGGAGTCGATCGTCAAGGGTCTGGAAGACTGGGGCGTGCCCGAGGCGGACATTCACTTTGAGGCGTTCGGTCCGGCGAGCGTGAAGAAAGTCAAGGCGGCGGCTCCGGCGGAAACGACGGCGGCGCCGACGGGCGAAGTGATCGAAGTCACGTTCGCCAAGTCGGACAAGAAGCTCAAGTGGGACGGGAAGGTCGGCAACCTGCTGGAGCTGGCGGAGGCGAACGGGATCATGATCGACTCGGGCTGCCGGGCCGGCAACTGCGGCACGTGCATCACGGCGATCAAGAGCGGCAAGGTCAAATACCCCAAGGACACCGGCGTCGAGGTCGAGGCCGGCTCGTGTCTGGCGTGCATCGGCATGCCCGACGGGCCGGTGTCGCTGGACGCCTGA